One window from the genome of Pseudomonadota bacterium encodes:
- a CDS encoding dihydropteroate synthase: MANLVLGIAESINIMGNRSGSAMKERKKGPVQEMAREETAAGAAFLDLNIGPARKDGTELMPWVVQAVEEVSSTPLCLDTTNTAAMEAGFKVIKNKKGAIMNSISAQPERMEKLIPVAAEAGCHVIALLWGPDGMPRDSNERAAMSVDLMMALNEAGIPNEKMLFDPIATPITLGADQLASGLEFLSMLPEIAPGARTTIGLSNVSNGVDEKLRGYLDRTYLIMLMYYGLTTAIVNSYDPELMAICRGERQVLVDMVHGMIEGNDPDPSTLDQRSLEHYKTYKVLSGQNVFSESWLKL, encoded by the coding sequence ATGGCAAACCTTGTTTTAGGCATTGCGGAGAGTATCAACATCATGGGCAACCGGAGCGGTAGCGCCATGAAGGAAAGAAAAAAAGGGCCGGTCCAGGAGATGGCCCGCGAGGAAACCGCCGCCGGCGCAGCCTTTCTTGATCTGAATATCGGTCCTGCCCGTAAAGACGGCACCGAACTTATGCCGTGGGTTGTCCAGGCGGTTGAAGAAGTTTCTTCCACCCCGCTCTGTCTTGATACCACCAACACCGCTGCCATGGAGGCCGGTTTTAAAGTGATCAAAAACAAGAAGGGGGCGATCATGAACTCCATCTCCGCCCAGCCGGAAAGAATGGAGAAACTGATCCCCGTCGCCGCCGAAGCGGGATGCCATGTCATCGCCCTTCTCTGGGGGCCGGACGGAATGCCCCGTGACTCAAACGAGCGGGCCGCGATGTCGGTTGACCTGATGATGGCCTTGAACGAGGCGGGAATCCCCAATGAGAAGATGCTGTTCGACCCGATCGCGACCCCGATCACCCTCGGCGCCGACCAGCTTGCCTCCGGCCTTGAGTTCTTGAGCATGCTGCCGGAAATCGCCCCCGGAGCCAGAACCACCATCGGTCTTTCCAACGTCTCCAACGGTGTAGACGAAAAACTGAGAGGATATCTTGACCGAACCTACCTGATCATGCTGATGTATTACGGCCTGACCACCGCCATCGTCAATTCCTACGACCCTGAACTGATGGCGATCTGTCGTGGCGAGCGCCAGGTGCTGGTTGATATGGTCCACGGGATGATTGAAGGCAATGACCCCGATCCGTCGACCCTCGACCAGAGATCGTTGGAGCATTACAAAACCTACAAGGTCCTCTCCGGCCAGAACGTCTTCTCCGAATCCTGGCTGAAACTGTAA